The genomic interval GGCAGCCAGTTCATGATCATCGCCACGGCCAGGCCCGGCGTGCCGCTGGAGAAGGTGGAGCAGGCCGTCGATGAAGAGCTGGCGCGCTTCCTGCAGGAAGGACCCACCGCCGACGAGCTGGAGCGGGTGAAGGCCGATTTCATCGCCGGCTTTATCCGGGGCGTGGAGCGCATCGGCGGCTTCGGCGGCAAGAGCGACATCCTGGCGCAGTACGAGGTCTATGGCGGCGATCCCGGTCTTTACAAGGTGACGCTCCGGCGCATGCAGCAGGCCACGCCCGCGCAGGTGCTGGAGGCCGCCCGCAAGTGGCTCAGCGACGGCGTCTTCGTGCTGGAGGTGCACCCCTATCCGAAACTCCAGGCCAGCGGCGAAGACGTAGACCGTTCGCAGCTTCCGCCGGTGGGCACGCCGCCCGAAGTGTCCTTCCCCGAGGTGCAGCAGGCCACGCTGTCGAACGGCCTGAAGGTGCTGCTCGTCGAGCGTCACGCCGTGCCGGTGGTCAACTTCCAGCTCATCCTGGACGCCGGCTATGCGGCCGACCAGTTCGCGCGACCGGGCACGGCCACGCTCGCCATGAACATGCTCGACGAAGGCACCACCAGCCGTACCGCCCTGGAGATCAGCGACGAGCTGGACCGCCTGGGCGCCCGGCTGAGCACCGGCTCGGACCTGGACGTCTCGACCGTCTACTTCTCGGCGCTTCGGGATAAGCTGGACCCGTCGCTGGAGCTGTTTGCCGACGTCGTGCTGCACCCGGCCTTCCCGGAGGCCGACTTTCAGCGGCTCAAGCAGCAGCAGCTCGTGGCCATCCAGCGCGAGCAGGTCTCGCCCGTACAGATGGCGCTCCGCGTCTTCCCGCGCCTGCTCTACGGCGAAAACCACGCCTATGGCCTTCCGCTCACGGGCTCGGGCACTCCGGAATCCGTGCAGCAGATCACCCGCGACGACCTGGTGCGCTTCCACCAGACCTGGTTCAAGCCGAACCACGCCACGCTCGTCGTCGTGGGCGACATCACGATGGACGAGCTGCTTCCGAAGCTGGAGCGCCTCCTCGCCGAATGGAATCCCGGCGACGTTCCGCAGAAAAATATCCAGGACGTGCCGCAGAAGGATCGCTCGGTGGTGTACCTGATCGACCGGCCCGGGTCGGAGCAGTCGATCATCTTCGCCGGGCACGTGGCGCCGCCCGAGGCCAATCCGCGTGAGCTGGCCATCAAGGCCATGAACACCGTGCTGGGTGGCGCTTTCACCTCGCGCATCAACATGAACCTCCGCGAGGACAAGCACTGGTCCTACGGCGCCCGGAGCATGCTGATGAGCGCACGAGGGCCGCGGCCGTTCATCGTCTACGCCCCGGTGCAGACCGACAAGACGGCCCCGGCCATGCTCGAAATCAAGAAAGAGCTGGACGGTATCGTCAACGGCCAGAAGCCCGTCACGCCCGAGGAGCTGGACAAGGTGCAGCGTAACCTGACGCTCCGCCTCCCCGGTCGCTGGGAGACGGCCAACGCGATCCTCGACGACCTGAGCTACGTGGTGCAGTTCGGCTGGCCGCTCGACTACTGGCGGACCTATCCGGACGCCGTGCGGGCGCTCACGCTCGAGGACGTCAACGCGGCCGCCCGTGAGGTGCTGCACCCGGACCGGCTCGTCTGGGTGGTGGTGGGCGACCGCAGCCGCATCGAAGACGAGATCCGCCAGCTCGAGCTCGGGCCCGTGTACCTGATCGACACCGAGGGCAACCTGCTGGCCTCGCTTTCCGAATAACACCCACCGGGTGCCCGTCCGGAAGTCGGGCGGGCACCCGGACCCCTTCGCGGGGTAAAACAAACAGAATCAAAATTTTCAACAGATTCAGGGTATCGCCATGTCGCTCTGGGCCCGATTCAAACGGTGGATTCGCTCGATCTTCGGCGGGGCCATCTCCGCGCTCGAAGATCCCCGCCTCATTCTGGAGCAGAACATCCGGGAGCTGAACGATCAGATCCCGAAGATGAACGAAAACATCGCCACGGTGAAGGCGAACGTGCTGCTGCTCCAGAAGGAGGTGCGGCGTAACGAGCAGGAGATCGAGCGGCTGGTGGCCCGCATCAAGGCGGCCATTCAGGCCGGCCGCGACGACATCGCGCAGCAGTATGCCATCCAGCTTCAGAAGGCCAAGGAAACGCTGGCGCGCACGAAAGAACAACTGCAATACGCCGAGGCCGCCTACGAGAAGGCGCTCCAGGTGAAGCAGGCCTTCCTTCGTGAAAAGGAACGCAAGATTCAGGAAGCGAAAGAAGCCCTTCGCGCCCACGAGCGGGCCAAATGGCAGGCGAAGGTGGCCGACGCGCTGGAGCAGTTCGAGGTGGGCGGACTGGACCAGACGCACGAGGAGATGGTCCAGCGTCTTCGCGAGGAGACGGCCCGGAGCGAGGCGCGCCTGGAGCTGGCGCTCGACAGCGTCGATGCCGACGCGCTGAAGATCGAAGCCGATGCCGAAGCGCTCCGGGCGGCCGAGCTGGTGCGCCAGTTCAAGCTGGAAATGGGGCTGCTGGAGCCCGAGCAGAAGCCGGCGCTGGAGTCGCCCGCCCGCGAGGCGGAGCAGGAAGCTTCCGAACAGGCCCGCGAACCGGAAGAGACGAAAACCATCGGCCGCCAGCGTACCCGCTGATATGCGCCCGGAAGACTATCAACGACTCAAAGAGGCGGAAAAGGAGCACCTCCGCGCCCTTCGTCGGTTGAAGGAGGCGGTGCGGCTGCTCCGACGTCGCCGGGCCATCGACGAAGCGCTGGCCCGCCTGGAGCGCCAGACCGAGGCGACGCTGGCCGCCCACGACGAGGCGCTGGAACGCCTGGCCCTGGAGACGGCCTACCAGGAAGCACGCCTGGAACTGGCCCTCGAAGGACACGAACCTCCGCCCGACGACGCGCTCGATCCGGAGCGGACCCGCCGTCGGGCGCAGGAATTGCTCCGCCAGCTCCGGGACGAATCCGAAACCTCCGCCGCGGCCGATTCGTCCACCCCGGCTGAAGCGCGCACCGAAAAAACACTGGGACGGCTTCGTCCTCCCGGATCGTGATGGAAACCACGGGCATGAACGACCGACCGATCAACTACACGCGCGAAGCCTTTCTGCATCCCTGGAACCTCACGTTCCTGATCGCCGCGCTGGTGACCGCCCTGGGCATCAGCTTCACCGACAGCCCCGACTGGCTCTTCGACGCCGTGCTGCTTTTTACGACCGCCCTGGAGCTGCTCTACCTGGGCATCATGCCCCGCCAGGAACGGTTTCGTCGGGCGGTGCGTGCCCGGCGCGCGGCCGAACATGCCCGTCCGCCCTCGCAGAAGGAACTGTTTCAGTTGCTGAGCCGCAGCAGTCAGCGCCGCTACGTCCGGCTCCGCAACCTGGAAAAACAGATCCGCGCCAATTATCAGAAGCTCAGCTACGCCTCGCAGGGCCTGCTCGAAAGCCACCTGCAGAAGATCGACGAGCTGCTTCGCTCCTACCTGAACCTGCTCTATCAGAAGGAACGCTACGAGTTCTACCTGGCGCAGACCTCCGAGGACGAGCTGGTCGAGGCGTTGCAGGCGCTGCAGGAAGACATGGCCGACGATGCGCCGCGCGTGCGGGCCATCAAAGAGCGCCGCCGGCGCATCCTGGAGCAGCGACTTGCCCGCATCAAGAAGGTGCGGGAAAACCTGGAAATCATCGAAGCGCAGCTCGACACGATCGACGACGTGATCCGCTACATCCACGAACAGTCGCTTACGCTCCGCAATCCCGAGGAGATCACCTTCCAGCTCGATACGCTGCTCAGCGAGGTGGAGGAAACGGAAGCGGCCGTGGCCGAGATCGAGGACGTGTTCGCCTCGCCGTCGGCGCTGCTGGGCGAACTCTCGGCCGAACTGGAGCCGCCCCGTATGGAATCGGAGGCGACGGAGCCTTCCGAAAAGACCCCGCCCGAAGCGGTTCGCCGTCAGCGTCAGCGTTCCTGAAACCGACCATGTACCGTCTGCTCCTGCTTGCGCTGCTGAGTGGCTGCTCGATGTGGGCGCCCGTCCTGGAAGAGCCGCCGACGATCTGGGTGGCCCGTGAATTCACCGGTGGTCGCCAGTGCAGCGACGAAACCTACACGCCCCCGGACACCCGGGAGCTGCTGGCCGCGGCCGGCGTGCGCGTCTACGATGTGTGGGTGGAGCATCTGGCGGTCATCGCCGTATGCGGTGCGCCGTCCTACGCGGCCGTTCACTATGCCCGCATCGCCGAGGCCGATCTGGAACGCGCCCGGCAACTCGGGTTTGAAAAGAGCGACCCGCCGAACAAAACCCCGCAGACCGAATGAGTACCGAAACGACCGCGCTGCAGACCGTCCGCTACGAAGTGGACAGCGACGGTTTCGCGCTGATCACGATCAACCGTCCCGATAAACACAACGCCCTCAACCATCAGGTTCTGACCGAGCTGGACCGGTGCATCCGCCAGGCCCGGCAGGACGAGGCGGTCAAGGGCGTGATCATCACGGGCGCCGGTGAGAAGAGCTTCTGTGCCGGGGCCGACATTCAGCAGTTCAGGGAACTGGATCCTTTCAGCGGCCACCGCTTCGCGCTCTACGGGCAGGCCGTCTTCAATCGGATCGAGGAAATGCCCAAGCCGGTCATCGCTGCCGTCAACGGCTATGCACTGGGCGGCGGGTGCGAACTGGCCATCGCCTGTCATCTCCGCGTGGCGGCCGACCACGCCGTGTTCGGCCAGCCGGAGGTGAGCCTGGGGCTGATTCCGGGCTACGGCGGCACGCAGCGGTTGCCGCGCCTGATCGGCCGCGGCCTGGCCGCCGAGCTGATCCTGACCGGCGAGCGCATCAGCGCCCGCTGGGCCTTCGAGATCGGGCTGGTCAATCGCGTGGTGCCCATCGAGCATCTACTGGACACAGCCCGCGAGCTGTTGCAGAAGATCACCTCGAAGGCACCGGTGGCGGTGGCGCTGGCCCTCGAAGCGTTGCGCCAGAGCGACCTTCCGCTCCGGCAGGGCCTCCGGCTGGAGGCCGCGCTCTTCGGCCAGGCGTGCGGCACGGAGGACTTTCGCGAAGGCGTGGACGCCTTTCTGAACCGGCGTAAACCTGTCTTCAAAGGGCGCTGATGACCGTCCTGTTGCTGATCGGAGCCTTCGTGCTGGCCATGCTGGTGGCCGGGGCCGAGGCGGCGCTCGTGGCGGCCAACCGGCTCCGGCTGGAAGTGCTGGCCCGGCAGGGAAGCCGCACAGCCCGCCTGGCACAGGCGCTGCTCGACGCGCCGGCCACGCCGCTGCTGACCATGCTGGCCGGGCTGACGCTCGCACAGGTGCTGCTGGCGATGGGCCTGAGCACCCCGCTGCTGCACGGCCGGGGATTCACCTCGGCGCTGGCGGCCTGGGGCAGTGCGTTGCTGCTGGTGCTGATCGGCGGCCTGTCGTTCTACCTGGGGGGCCTGCTGCTTCCGACCGCCGTCGCCCGTGAGCAGGCCAACCGCCTGGTGCAACCGGGCGCCGTGTTGCTCCGCGTGGCCGCCTACCTGCTGTGGCCGCTGGTGCGCCCGGCCCGCGCCGTCTCCGAGCGTCTGGCGCGGCGGCTCTCGGTCGAAGCCGACACGGTGGCCACCTTCATGCAGCAGGAACTGGCCTGGCAGGTGCAGGAAGTCGAGGCCGAAACCGCCCCGGCCCGCGACCTCGACGAAACGGAAAGCCGCCTGCTGGCCAACGCGCTGGCCTTCGAGAAACTCCGCGTGCGCGACTGCATGGTGCCCCGCACCGACATCGTGGCCGTCGAGGAGCATACCGACCTGGAAACGCTCCGCCAGCGCTTCATCGAAAGCGGCTACTCCCGCCTTCCCGTCTACCGGGAGCACATCGATCAGATCATCGGCGTGGTTTTCGCCTACGATCTGTTCCGCCAACCTAGCTCGCTGGCCGAGATGATCCGGCCCGTACGCTTCGTTCCCGAGTCAAAGCCCGTCCACGCCCTGTTGAAAGAATTTCTCCAGACGAACACCTCCATCGCCATCGTCATCGACGAATACGGCGGGACGGCCGGCCTCGTCACGCAGGAAGATCTGCTCGAAGAACTCATCGGCGACATCCAGGACGAGTTCGACGTGGACGAGGACGAAGAATACCTGCTCCGCCGCCTCGACGAGCGCACCTGGCTGGTCAGCGGCCGCGTGGACATCGACGAACTCCGCGAGGCCGGCCTGGACCTTCCCGAAGGCGACTACGACACGGTGGCCGGCTATCTGCTGGAAAAGCTGGGCACGATCCCGAAGCCGCAGGAAGAATTCGAACTGGACGGCTACCGCTTCACCATTCTGAAGGCCTCGCAGAACCGGATCGAACTGGTCCGTATCACGCGCCTGTAACGCCGCGCGTCCATCGGCTACTTACAGACGGCGCCGGATGGTACCGGCGCCTGTATCTCTGAAACCCAAAACAAAAAAGCCGATGGAACGCCGCGAAGCAATTCGACAGACCGTTCAGCAAAAGTTCGGTTTCGTCCCGCAGCTTTTCGAGGAGTTGCTCCGTACGAATCCGGCCGTCGCCGAAGCCTACCTGCAGGCCGGTGCGGCGTTGCAGCGGGGGGTGCTCAGCCCGCTGGAGCAGCAGATCGTGCAACTCACCGTGGCCGCCTGGAACGCCTGTCATTACTGCACGGCGGCGCACGGCACCGCCGCGCTCGGCATGGGGCTGGCGCCCGAAGCCGTGGACGCTATTCTGGAAGGGCGGCTTCCGGAAGACGAGCGGCTGGCGCTGCTCGTGGAGACGACCCGGACGGTGCTGGAGCGTCGCGGCTGGCTCTCCGAAGACGCGTTGCAGGAGCTGGAGGCACGCGGCCTCGACCGCGCCGCGCTCTACGAGATCATCGCGCTCATCGGCGTCAAGACGATTACGAACTACATCAACCACCTGGCGCATACGCCGGTGGATGAAGTCTTCCGGCCCGTCACCGAGCGCACGGCCTACCGGCGCCTGGTGGAAAGCACAACGGTTTGAAGGCAATCTCGATCACCAACCTTGGAGGACGCGATCAATCCTTCCCGATCAAACGAATCCTGCTGGCCGGCGTGGTCGGCACACTGCTTTTTGACCTGTTCGGCCTGATGGCCTCGGCCATGATGGGCAATCCCACCTGGTGGGACATTCCGGCGCTGCTGGCCGGCAAGCTCGGCCTACCGCTCTTTTTCGGCGTGCTGGCGCACTACCTGAACGGCGTCGTGCTGGCCGTGATCTATGCGGCCGTGGCACCCTTCCTCTGGGGCTCGAAGTGGGTGCGGGCGTTCACGTACATCACCGCCGAGACCGTGCTGGGCGTGTGGCTGTTCATGGCGCCGCTCCTGGGGATGGGCATCGCGGGCGTGAACGGACCCATGGGCGCCATGTTTGCCATTGTGTCGCTCGTGCGCCACTGGGTCTATGCCATTGCGCTGGCCGTGTTCATCCCGGTTCCGGCGGCCGCGCCGAGCACGAACGCCACCGCCTCGGCGACCGCTTGAGCAATCCCGGCAGTTTGCCGACAGAAAAAGCCCGGCCTTTTACAAGGCCGGGCTTTCGTGTGTTCTTTGATGCAGAACCCAATTACCGCGCTCAAAGTGTCCGCAGCCGCACACGCAGCGGACAGTAGCGCTCCTGCCAGCAGCGATAGACGTACTCCCACGGCACGGCCGGCACCCGAAATCGCCCTTCAAAATGCAACTTCTCGTTCGGATACCGACTCCAGGCCGAATCCCAGCTCACCGGCGAAACCACCAGCTCAAAGCGCCCCTCATAAAACACCAGCAGAAACGGCTCGGTCTGCACCGTGTCGATCCGATCAAAACGCACCCAGCTCCGCAACGAATCCTCCCGCGCAATCCAGTAGTTCGTCAAACGTACATCCCCTTCGACTTCTCCAAAGCTACCCATTAAGCCCAGCGACTTCTCTGATTCCGTCCCGTGGGCAACGAGTTCTCGCATATAAGGATGCGAGTTGAAAAGGTAGTAGATCGTGTCTGTCCGCGGTGGTCTTTCCCAGATGTGAAGCCGCAGCTTGGCTTCGTAGAAAGGCAGCTCCGGTGTGGGATCGCGCACAATAAAGGACAGTAGAAGGTAAGCGGGTGGAAGGGTTCCAGGGCCGAAAGCCTCCGGCGGCCGCAGTTCTATTTTACCGAGCGTCGAGTCCGGCCGCCAGGGCTGACCGTTGAGCGTAATCTCGGCGTAGGCCTCCACCTCCAACAGCGCCTCACGCCGCTCCTCCTTTGCCCCCAGCAACCCACAACCCACCAGCGCCAGCAAGCCCAACCAGTAGCACCGCATCGCGCCCTCCAGCTTTCAGTTCCGGTTTTCCTGCTCCGAACCGACAGGACCGGGGCCAAGTCTGACCCCGGCCCCGCGGCTTACCGAATCCGCATCAGCGTCTTGCTAAGCGTCCGATCCCCAACCCGAAGCACCACCACGTAGCGTCCCGCTGGCCACTCGTCTGTCATCAGCACCTCCCGATGCCAGCCCGCCTCCATGCGACCCGGCCGCCGACGCACCACCGCCCGACCCAGCACGTCGTAAACCATAAGCTCCACCTCCGACGCCTCCGGCAACCCGAACCGCACCACCACCCGATCCCCCGCCGGGTTCGGATACAACCCCTCAAGCTCCGGCTCCGCCGGCAATCGCTCCGCCGACAACCGCTCCTGCACCACCTGCAGCGTATCACCACCCACCGCCTGCGCACAGAAAATCTCTTCTCCACAGCTCGAATCCAGCACGTACACCTCCCGCAACACGGTGTACGCCTGCCCCGCGCTGCTCTGCACCGTTAGCTGAATGTAGTTCGATCCCGGCGCCAGATAGGTCGTGAACGTCGCCCCAGTGCCCAGCACCGGCCCACAGGTGAAGGGATCGGCACACTTGCGCCACTGGTAGCTCAGCGTGCCCCGCCCGCCGCAGGGCTGCGCCGTGAACGTGTAGCTGCCCTCGTAGGGGAAGTTGTCCGACGTGTAGAAAAACGTGGCCCGCAGTTCGTTCGGATCCCGGAAGTCGGCCACCATGTCGGCCGTCTCCCGCAACACGCGCGCATTGTTCCGATCCGACCGACCCGTAAAGACACCGTAGTACATCACCTCGGGATTTGAAAAGTGCTTGATACGCACATACGGCCAGGGCGTGTAGGCCATGACCGTGGCATTGTAGGTGTACTCCTGAAAACACCGGCGGCCATAGGGCGGATCATTGATGCACCGAATAACCGGGGCCACAAACCGGTGCCCCCGCGCATAGGGGATGCCCTGCGGATCGATCGGATCGTCCGGGTGATGCTGCGCCCCCTGGATGTGCCCGATCTCGTGCGCCAGCGTGTAGCGGCCACCACTGGCATAGCCCACCTTCACGATCGCGTAGGCCTTCTGGTTCACCTCGCTCACATTGACAATCGCCTCACCCGAGCTTCCGTGTGGAATGGCACCGGCCACGCCGAACGTGCTTGTCCAATCTCCGGTGCCTTCATTATTGTCGATCAGCAGCACCACCACGTCCGCCTGATACTGGTCCCGCAACGCTCGCGCTTGCGCATCGCCTGCTAATCGCTCAACGTCATCTTCAGGAATACTTTGAACTGTAAAACTAAACGACCGTTTGTGGACGAGGCGGAGTTCGAGGTTGTTGATCTGGCTGTTGCGATAGGCCTGGTTCGCGTCGTTCAGGGCCGCATAAATGATCCCGTCAATGTCCCGACCCTGCGCCGCCGCCGGCGTGTACAGCACCAGCACCCGCACCACCTCCGGACTACAACGACTCTGCACCACCGCACCTGCAGCCGCCGCTTCCTCCTGCGCGCAGCTTCCCATCGAGGTCGCCTGTGTCTCATGCTCTACGGCTTTCTCGGGCTGTACCGACTCCGCCGCATCGTTCAACCCCGCCTCGCCAGGGCCACCACCGTCATGGTACGGACTCGTCGGCCGCTCCTTCGGATACTTCGACGGGTCGATCGTCACCAGTGCGTGCAGCCCACCACCCAGCGGCCGCACCCAGTACTCCGCATCGCCCAGCAGCACTTGGCCCGTCACCGCACCCGTCCGCAACACCACCAAAGACACCTCGCCCACCGCCTCCGACGTGTCCATACCCACGTAAATCCGCCCGTTCCAGGCCACCGCCTCCTCCGAAAGCACCGAAAGCTCCCCGCGCCGCACCGTCAACGTGCCAAGTCCTTTGCCCCGGCCCGGCACCAGCCGCCCCGCCGCGTTCACCGCCAGCTCGAATGAACGATAGCGCCAGAGTTGCGCCGGAAGCCGCACCACCTGAAGCTGCGTCACCATCGGGAGGCGTTGCAATACCTGGTGGCGTTGTTGTGCCTGCGGCCCGAGCGCCTGCAGCGAAGCCGCCACTTCTTCAAAGAGCGGCACCGGTTGGGCCTGCAGCGTCGTGCTCAGCGCCAGCCAGAGCCCCAGTAGGAGCATGGGGGGGGGTAAGACGTGTCGCTTGCATGGCGTCCTCCGTTTTCGGTTGGTGAAAGGATTCCGGTCAACCGAGAACGGCCGGTGACGGAAAAGCCACCACGTCGCCGTGGACGTTGAGAAAGAAATAACATCCGGGAGCTACTGTCAAGGGCAAAAAAAGCGTCTCCGTTCGGGAAAGCATAGTCTTTTTGGATGAAGCCTGTCAGGCAAAAGACCGGCCGGGGTTCGTGACCGGCGATTTCGAGAGGTGCGTTCTAAAAGACGTGTCTGCCGAAGGCATAGCAGCGCGGCCGGAGGGCATACGTTGAAACGCCGCTCCGGCCGCGCCTCGTGTCTGATGACGCGCGCGCATCGGTTCCCAGAACGTTTGTGGTCTGGTCACCTGACGATCTTGAGCGCACTTCAACCCACAGATTGCGCATTCATCCCCGCGCTTCCAGAGGTGGCACCGGGCGTTCGGGCGGCCCCACGTAGCGGCTCAGCGGCCGGATGATCCGGTTGTCGGCCAGCTGCTCCATCACGTGTGCCGACCAGCCCGTGATGCGGCTCATCACGAAAATCGGCGTGTAGGTCTCGATGTCGAAGCCCATCATGTAGTAGGCCGGACCGGTCGGGTAGTCCAGGTTCGGGTAGATGCCCTTCTGCTGCACGACGACTTCCTGGATGGCGTCGTAGATGGCCATGAGGTTCTGGAAGCCCAGGCGCTCGGCCAGCCGGCGCGTGTAACGCTCCATGATGGGCACGCGCGAATCGCCGTAGCGGTAGACGCGGTGCCCGAAGCCCATGATCTTCTGCTTGCGGGCCAGGGCCTCTTCCACCCACCGACGGGCTTCCTCCGGCGAGCGGAAGGGTTTGAGCATACGCATGACCTCTTCGTTCGCCCCGCCGTGCAGCGGCCCTTTAAGTGCGCCGATGGCACCCGTGATCGCGCTGTAGTAGTCCGAAAGCGTCGAGGTGATCACGCGGGCCGTGAAGGTGGAGGCGTTGAAACTGTGCTCCGCATACAGAATCAGCGACACGTCGAAGGCCTTGACCACCTCGGCGTCGGGCACCTCGCCGAAGTACATGTGGAAGAAGTTCTCGGCGAAGGTCAGGTCCTCGCGCGGCGGGATGAAGTCCAGGCCGTGCCGGCGCCGGCGGTCGGCCGCCACGATGGTGGGCAGTCTGGCCATCAGCCCGATGGCTTTGCGGCGGATCGTGTCGATGTCGGCGCCAGTGGCCTCCGGATCGTTCGCGCCGAGCAGGCTGACGGCCGTGCGGAGCACGTCCATGGGGGCGGCGTCTGTCCGGATCAGCTCCAGCAGGCGATGGACGGTTTCATCCAGTGCGCGCTGGCTTCGCTCCTCCTGCTCGAAGGCTTCGAGCTGTGCCCGCGTGGGCAGCTCGCCGTAGAGCAGTAGGTAGGCCACCTCCTCGAAGCGGCATTTTTCGGCCAACTCGTGCACCGGATAGCCCCGGTAATAGAGCGCGCGCTTCTCGGGAATGACGTTCGAAATGGCCGATTCGTCGGCAATGACGCCGGCCAGTCCTTTTTTTACTTCGGTCGTCTCGGCCATGGGTATGCGATCTATTGGTTTTCGGATGACGAGGTTGTCTCCTCCAGGCGGAAGTTGTACACGTTTTGGTCGAAGACCGTGTAGCGCTCGTATTGAAGCAGTTCATAGAGTTCTTTGCGCGTCTGCATGCGGTCGAGCAGGGCTTCCTGGGTGCCCGCCTCCAGCAGGTGGCGAAAGCCTTCCTCGACGGCCTTCATGGCCAGACGGAGTCCGGTGACGGGATAGATCACCAGGTTGTAACCCAGCGCTTCGAGGCGCTCGGCCGAAAGCAGCGGCGACTTGCCGAACTCCGTCATGTTCGCCAGCAGCGGCACGTCGGGCAGCGCCTTCCGGAAAGCGGCGAACTCTTCTTCGGACTGAAGTGCTTCGGGGAAGATCATGTCGGCGCCGGCCGCCACATAGGCGCGAGCGCGTTCGATGGCCGCCTCCAGGCCCTCGACGCCCCGGGCGTCGGTGCGGGCGATGATCAGGAAGTTCGGGTCGCGGCGGGCCTGCACGGCCGCCCGCACTTTGCGCTCCATTTCCTCGACGGGCACGAGCGCCTTGTGGTCCAGGTGGCCGCAGCGTTTGGGATTGACCTGATCTTCCAGATGGCAGCCGGCCAGTCCCATCTCTTCCAGCTCCTGCACGGTGCGGGCCACGTTCAGCACCTCGCCAAAGCCCGTGTCGATGTCCACGATGGCCGGCAGGCTGGTGACGCGGGCGATCTGGCGGCTTCGCCAGGCTACCTCGGTGAGCGTGGTCAGGCCGACGTCGGGCAGTCCCAGATCGGCCGACAGGACGGCACCCGAAATGTAGACGCCGTCGAAGCCCAGTCGCTCGATCAGCATGGCGACCAGCGGCGAAAAAGCGCCCGGGAATCGCAACAGGCGGCCGCTCCGAAGTGCTTCGCGCAGCGCCCGGCGCTTCGCTTCCGGAGGCGTCGTGGCAAACAGCATGGTGGCTTCTCGATCCGTTGCACGTGTCGTTAAGCTAAACGAATCGCCGGAGAAATGCTTCCTGGCGACCGATTGTAAAGGGCAAACTTTTCTGGAAAAGCGCTTTTTTGAAGCGTGGTGAGCGAAAAGCAGGCGTCTGGGCCAGCGCAGTCTGCAGGGCGAAGACGATCAGGAAAAGGCCCGGGCGTAGCCGTCGAAGATGCACCATGACGCAAGGGTTGAACTGGTGATGCCTCGGTGACCGGTGCGCAGCTCCCTGAGGAATGGTCTACGGAAAAGCGTCGGAAAACGCCGTTTTTCAGCCCATTTGGAAAAGTGCCGGTTCTTCCTTATCAAGAAAGATCTCTTCCACGAAACGGGAGCCTCTGATGAAAACGCTGCGGCTGGACGGGTTGCTGAAGATCGTGGTTGCGCTGGCGATCGCCTCGCTGGGGGCCTCGGTTTTTGTGTTGCTGGATCCATGGAACTGGATCGGCGCCACCGCGGAGCGGGTGGGGATCAGCCAGGCCCTTTCGACGGCGCTGGCGTTGCTGCTGGGGACCATCGCGATCATCGTGGCGGTCACGGTGGAGCGCACCGAGTACCGGGCGCAGGAAGCGTTGCGGTCCGATGTGGTCGAACTGGCCGCCACGCTGCACAGCGTGCTGACGAAGACGGCCGCCTGGTACGCCCGGCGC from Rhodothermus marinus carries:
- a CDS encoding carboxymuconolactone decarboxylase family protein, which translates into the protein MERREAIRQTVQQKFGFVPQLFEELLRTNPAVAEAYLQAGAALQRGVLSPLEQQIVQLTVAAWNACHYCTAAHGTAALGMGLAPEAVDAILEGRLPEDERLALLVETTRTVLERRGWLSEDALQELEARGLDRAALYEIIALIGVKTITNYINHLAHTPVDEVFRPVTERTAYRRLVESTTV
- a CDS encoding M16 family metallopeptidase, yielding MNLLRRLSAGLLLLLCTMPAFAQTEEATDIPVEIPYEKFVLDNGLTLIVSPDHKAPIVAVNIWYHVGSKNEKPGRTGFAHLFEHLMFNGSEHFNDDWFQALERVGATDLNGTTNRDRTNYFQTVPVNALDLVLWLESDRMGHLLGAIDQAKLDEQRGVVQNEKRQGENQPYGKVFNIIAEHTYPEGHPYSWPVIGYMEDLDAATLEDVHEWFKTYYGPNNATIVIAGDIDPQTALEKVKKYFGSIPPGPPLAKPKAWVAKRTGEQRMTMEDRVPQARLYKVWNVPEWGHPERDYLDLAADVLASGKTSRLYRRLVYTDQIATDVNAFVYTGEIGSQFMIIATARPGVPLEKVEQAVDEELARFLQEGPTADELERVKADFIAGFIRGVERIGGFGGKSDILAQYEVYGGDPGLYKVTLRRMQQATPAQVLEAARKWLSDGVFVLEVHPYPKLQASGEDVDRSQLPPVGTPPEVSFPEVQQATLSNGLKVLLVERHAVPVVNFQLILDAGYAADQFARPGTATLAMNMLDEGTTSRTALEISDELDRLGARLSTGSDLDVSTVYFSALRDKLDPSLELFADVVLHPAFPEADFQRLKQQQLVAIQREQVSPVQMALRVFPRLLYGENHAYGLPLTGSGTPESVQQITRDDLVRFHQTWFKPNHATLVVVGDITMDELLPKLERLLAEWNPGDVPQKNIQDVPQKDRSVVYLIDRPGSEQSIIFAGHVAPPEANPRELAIKAMNTVLGGAFTSRINMNLREDKHWSYGARSMLMSARGPRPFIVYAPVQTDKTAPAMLEIKKELDGIVNGQKPVTPEELDKVQRNLTLRLPGRWETANAILDDLSYVVQFGWPLDYWRTYPDAVRALTLEDVNAAAREVLHPDRLVWVVVGDRSRIEDEIRQLELGPVYLIDTEGNLLASLSE
- a CDS encoding hemolysin family protein, which gives rise to MTVLLLIGAFVLAMLVAGAEAALVAANRLRLEVLARQGSRTARLAQALLDAPATPLLTMLAGLTLAQVLLAMGLSTPLLHGRGFTSALAAWGSALLLVLIGGLSFYLGGLLLPTAVAREQANRLVQPGAVLLRVAAYLLWPLVRPARAVSERLARRLSVEADTVATFMQQELAWQVQEVEAETAPARDLDETESRLLANALAFEKLRVRDCMVPRTDIVAVEEHTDLETLRQRFIESGYSRLPVYREHIDQIIGVVFAYDLFRQPSSLAEMIRPVRFVPESKPVHALLKEFLQTNTSIAIVIDEYGGTAGLVTQEDLLEELIGDIQDEFDVDEDEEYLLRRLDERTWLVSGRVDIDELREAGLDLPEGDYDTVAGYLLEKLGTIPKPQEEFELDGYRFTILKASQNRIELVRITRL
- a CDS encoding PspA/IM30 family protein, yielding MSLWARFKRWIRSIFGGAISALEDPRLILEQNIRELNDQIPKMNENIATVKANVLLLQKEVRRNEQEIERLVARIKAAIQAGRDDIAQQYAIQLQKAKETLARTKEQLQYAEAAYEKALQVKQAFLREKERKIQEAKEALRAHERAKWQAKVADALEQFEVGGLDQTHEEMVQRLREETARSEARLELALDSVDADALKIEADAEALRAAELVRQFKLEMGLLEPEQKPALESPAREAEQEASEQAREPEETKTIGRQRTR
- a CDS encoding enoyl-CoA hydratase/isomerase family protein, with translation MSTETTALQTVRYEVDSDGFALITINRPDKHNALNHQVLTELDRCIRQARQDEAVKGVIITGAGEKSFCAGADIQQFRELDPFSGHRFALYGQAVFNRIEEMPKPVIAAVNGYALGGGCELAIACHLRVAADHAVFGQPEVSLGLIPGYGGTQRLPRLIGRGLAAELILTGERISARWAFEIGLVNRVVPIEHLLDTARELLQKITSKAPVAVALALEALRQSDLPLRQGLRLEAALFGQACGTEDFREGVDAFLNRRKPVFKGR